In the genome of Telluria beijingensis, one region contains:
- a CDS encoding efflux RND transporter periplasmic adaptor subunit, protein MLRKTLLVLAIATSLVACGKDSAKAPGQAKDNKPTQLTVAPEDVLTVQSDSISSGPVITGSIQPERRADLRAEVSAIVLQVLKENGEPVKRGDVLVRLDETSIRDTLTSAEDAQRAATLALEQANRQLERLKTLTASGMTSAKALDDAEMARNNALSELSASKSRVATARQQLARTTVRAPFDGIVSERKVSNGDTATIGKELVKVIDPTSMRFEGAVSADSVSTVKVGQKVNFRVNGYADQQFAGIVKRIDPAANPVTRQVEVLVGFADKSQPRVAGLYAEGRVDAAATDALMLPESALVRVGDDSHTWRIKDKTLSKVKLVVGARDPRTGNLEVKQGLAAGDIVLRAPTSNLKDGQKVDMPTARVASAATGAAAQGK, encoded by the coding sequence ATGCTGCGCAAGACCCTCCTCGTTCTAGCCATCGCCACAAGCCTCGTCGCCTGCGGCAAGGATTCCGCCAAGGCCCCTGGCCAGGCCAAGGACAACAAGCCGACGCAGCTGACGGTGGCGCCCGAGGACGTGCTGACGGTCCAGAGCGATTCGATCTCGTCGGGCCCGGTGATCACCGGTTCGATCCAGCCCGAGCGCCGCGCCGACCTGCGCGCCGAGGTATCCGCCATCGTGCTCCAGGTGCTGAAGGAAAACGGCGAGCCGGTCAAGCGCGGCGACGTGCTGGTGCGCCTCGACGAAACCTCGATCCGCGACACCCTGACTTCGGCCGAGGATGCGCAGCGCGCCGCCACCCTGGCGCTGGAGCAGGCCAACCGCCAGCTCGAGCGTCTCAAGACCCTGACCGCTTCCGGCATGACTTCGGCCAAGGCCCTGGACGACGCCGAGATGGCGCGCAACAACGCCCTGAGCGAACTGTCGGCATCGAAGAGCCGCGTCGCCACCGCGCGCCAGCAACTGGCCCGCACCACGGTGCGCGCGCCGTTCGACGGCATCGTCTCCGAGCGCAAGGTATCCAATGGCGATACCGCCACCATCGGCAAGGAACTGGTGAAAGTGATCGATCCGACCAGCATGCGCTTCGAAGGCGCGGTGTCGGCCGATTCGGTCAGCACGGTCAAGGTCGGCCAGAAAGTCAATTTCCGCGTCAACGGCTATGCCGACCAGCAGTTCGCCGGCATCGTGAAAAGGATCGACCCTGCAGCCAACCCGGTCACGCGCCAGGTCGAGGTGCTGGTGGGCTTTGCCGACAAGTCGCAGCCGCGCGTGGCCGGCCTGTATGCCGAGGGCCGGGTCGACGCCGCCGCCACCGACGCCCTGATGCTGCCGGAAAGCGCGCTGGTGCGCGTGGGCGACGACAGCCACACCTGGCGCATCAAGGACAAGACCCTGTCCAAGGTCAAGCTGGTGGTCGGCGCGCGCGACCCGCGCACCGGCAACCTCGAAGTCAAGCAGGGCCTGGCCGCCGGCGACATCGTGCTGCGCGCCCCGACCTCGAACCTGAAGGATGGGCAAAAAGTCGACATGCCGACCGCGCGCGTGGCCAGCGCCGCCACCGGCGCCGCCGCCCAAGGCAAGTAA
- a CDS encoding divergent PAP2 family protein, translating into MEIIYLVTPVLTWMVVGPIKFLISSVRLRRWAFDLVGNGGFPSNHSAVVSSMATLIALREGMGHPAFGVAVTLAFIVMIDANSLRQHVGRHAVSINRLHDGKEDYVILRERMGHTKIEIAGGVLTGIGMGFLISAVLGGA; encoded by the coding sequence ATGGAAATTATCTACCTCGTGACACCGGTGCTGACCTGGATGGTGGTCGGTCCGATCAAGTTTCTCATCTCCAGCGTGCGACTGCGGCGCTGGGCCTTCGACCTGGTCGGCAATGGCGGCTTTCCCAGTAACCATAGCGCGGTCGTATCGAGCATGGCCACGCTGATCGCGCTGCGCGAGGGCATGGGCCATCCGGCCTTTGGCGTGGCGGTCACGCTCGCCTTCATCGTCATGATCGACGCCAACAGCCTGCGCCAGCATGTCGGCCGCCACGCGGTGTCGATCAACCGCCTGCACGACGGGAAAGAAGATTACGTGATCCTGCGCGAGCGCATGGGCCATACCAAGATCGAGATCGCGGGCGGCGTCCTGACCGGCATCGGCATGGGCTTCCTGATCAGCGCCGTCCTGGGCGGCGCCTGA
- a CDS encoding DUF475 domain-containing protein, with protein MRHFRWSFIVTAVLMTLAGWWGYEHKGLPGLLQALWITAILGVLEVSLSFDNAVVNASVLKHWNEFWRKLFLTVGILVAVFGMRLLFPLVIVAAATGLGLFDVWHMAIDNPNEYSRHLTEHHAEVAAFGGAFLLLVFLNFLFDEEKELHWFGWFESKVGRYGTEGLAVLLTLLGVIGAMSLMPEVRKLAVLIAGVTGVLIYIGVKWLSGLLEEKEEDPSVGAMISQGSIGGFLYLEVLDASFSFDGVIGAFAITNDVVIIMLGLAIGAMFVRSMTVFLVYKGTLQEFVYLEHGAHYAIGILAMIMFASVHYHIPEWFTGLSGLAFILVSLWSSIRYRRKIAAQEAEMAARTG; from the coding sequence ATGCGGCATTTCAGGTGGTCCTTCATCGTCACGGCAGTCCTGATGACCCTCGCCGGCTGGTGGGGTTACGAGCATAAGGGCCTGCCCGGCCTGCTGCAAGCACTGTGGATCACCGCCATCCTGGGCGTGCTCGAAGTGTCGCTTTCTTTCGACAATGCCGTCGTCAATGCCTCGGTCCTCAAGCACTGGAACGAATTCTGGCGCAAGCTGTTCCTGACCGTCGGCATCCTGGTGGCCGTGTTCGGCATGCGCCTGCTGTTCCCGCTGGTCATCGTTGCCGCCGCCACCGGCCTTGGCCTGTTCGACGTCTGGCATATGGCGATCGACAATCCCAACGAGTATTCGCGCCACCTGACCGAGCACCACGCCGAGGTCGCGGCCTTCGGCGGCGCCTTCCTGCTACTGGTGTTCCTGAACTTTTTATTCGACGAAGAAAAGGAATTGCACTGGTTTGGCTGGTTCGAGAGCAAGGTGGGCAGGTATGGCACCGAAGGGCTGGCGGTCCTGCTCACCCTGCTGGGCGTGATCGGCGCCATGAGCCTGATGCCCGAGGTGCGCAAGCTGGCGGTACTGATCGCCGGGGTGACCGGGGTGCTCATCTATATCGGCGTCAAGTGGCTCAGCGGGCTGCTCGAAGAGAAGGAAGAAGACCCGTCGGTCGGCGCCATGATCTCGCAGGGCAGCATCGGCGGCTTTCTCTACCTGGAGGTGCTGGACGCCTCGTTCAGCTTCGACGGCGTGATCGGGGCGTTTGCGATTACCAACGACGTCGTCATCATCATGCTGGGGCTGGCGATCGGCGCCATGTTCGTGCGTTCGATGACCGTGTTCCTGGTCTATAAGGGCACGCTGCAGGAATTTGTCTACCTCGAGCATGGGGCACACTACGCGATCGGGATCCTGGCGATGATCATGTTCGCCAGCGTGCACTATCACATCCCGGAATGGTTTACCGGGCTGTCGGGGCTGGCCTTCATCCTGGTGTCGCTGTGGTCGTCCATACGTTATCGGCGCAAGATCGCGGCGCAAGAGGCCGAGATGGCGGCGCGCACTGGTTAA
- a CDS encoding serine/threonine protein kinase → MDNMTTAGDTPEHPFSRLDPALVMDALDSVGLYGDGRLLALNSYENRVYQVGREEGAPVVVKFYRPARWSDEAILEEHAFVAELVEQEVPVVPAMVIDGKTLHDYEGFRFSVFERRGGRAPELGDPAVLEWIGRFIGRIHAQGAARPYQHRPALDPVTFGRQPYDWLRSHDFIPPELMAAWSSVVEQALDGVARCYERAGELPLLRLHGDCHGGNVLWTPDGPHFVDFDDSRMGPAVQDLWMLLSGERHEMVRQMGDVLAGYEDFAEFHPRQLYLVEALRTLRLIHYSAWLAMRWDDPAFPAAFPWFNTQRYWQDRILELREQVALMDEPPLWPV, encoded by the coding sequence ATGGATAACATGACCACAGCCGGCGACACGCCTGAACACCCTTTCTCCCGCCTCGATCCCGCCCTGGTGATGGACGCGCTCGACAGCGTCGGGCTGTACGGCGACGGCCGCCTGCTGGCGCTGAATAGCTACGAGAACCGGGTCTACCAGGTCGGACGCGAAGAAGGGGCGCCGGTGGTGGTCAAGTTCTACCGCCCGGCGCGTTGGAGCGATGAGGCCATTCTCGAGGAACACGCCTTCGTGGCCGAGTTGGTCGAGCAGGAAGTGCCGGTGGTGCCTGCCATGGTCATCGATGGCAAGACGCTGCACGACTACGAAGGCTTCCGCTTTTCGGTGTTCGAACGGCGCGGCGGCCGCGCGCCCGAACTGGGCGACCCGGCCGTGCTGGAATGGATTGGCCGTTTCATCGGCCGTATTCACGCCCAGGGCGCGGCCAGGCCATACCAGCATCGTCCTGCGCTCGACCCGGTCACCTTTGGCCGCCAGCCCTATGACTGGCTGCGCAGCCATGATTTCATCCCGCCTGAGCTGATGGCGGCCTGGTCGAGCGTGGTCGAGCAAGCCCTCGATGGGGTGGCGCGCTGCTACGAGCGGGCCGGCGAGTTGCCCCTCTTGCGCCTGCATGGCGACTGCCACGGCGGCAACGTGCTGTGGACGCCCGACGGCCCGCATTTCGTCGACTTCGACGACAGCCGCATGGGGCCAGCGGTGCAGGACTTGTGGATGCTGCTCTCGGGCGAGCGTCACGAGATGGTGCGCCAGATGGGCGACGTCTTGGCCGGCTATGAAGATTTTGCCGAATTCCACCCGCGCCAGCTGTACCTGGTCGAGGCCTTGCGCACCCTGCGCCTGATTCATTACTCGGCCTGGCTGGCGATGCGATGGGACGATCCGGCCTTTCCGGCGGCTTTCCCCTGGTTTAACACCCAGCGCTACTGGCAAGACCGCATCCTGGAGCTGCGCGAGCAGGTGGCCCTGATGGACGAGCCGCCGCTATGGCCCGTCTAA